One Thermococcus sp. DNA segment encodes these proteins:
- a CDS encoding molybdopterin-dependent oxidoreductase: MFSACMRDCYDTCSMVSELKNGRLRVRGNPEHPITAGFLCPKGALLPKWFHSEDRLRKPLIRIGERGSEKFREASWEEAIDLVAGKLREIIARHGSESVLVYQYAGDR; the protein is encoded by the coding sequence ATGTTCTCCGCCTGCATGAGAGACTGCTACGACACCTGCTCGATGGTAAGCGAGCTGAAGAACGGAAGGCTCAGGGTTAGAGGTAACCCGGAACACCCGATAACCGCGGGCTTCCTCTGTCCAAAGGGCGCCCTTCTCCCGAAGTGGTTCCACTCAGAAGACAGGCTAAGGAAACCGTTAATCCGAATCGGTGAGAGGGGAAGCGAAAAGTTCAGAGAAGCGAGCTGGGAAGAGGCGATAGACCTCGTAGCCGGAAAGCTGAGGGAGATTATTGCAAGGCATGGGAGCGAGAGCGTTCTCGTTTATCAATACGCGGGCGACAGG
- a CDS encoding DNA polymerase sliding clamp has translation MPFEVVFDGAKDFASLIATASNLIDEAAFKFTEEGISMRAMDPSRVVLIDLNLPESIFSKYEVEEPETIGINMDQFKKILKRGKAKETLILRKGEENFLEITFEGTAKRTFRLPLIDVEELELELPELPFTAKVVLLGEVLKEAVKDASLVSDAIKFIATENEFIMKAEGETQEVEIKLTLEDEGLLDLEVEEETKSAYGISYLSDMIKGIGKADEVILRFGNEMPLQMEYLIRDEGKLVFLLAPRVEE, from the coding sequence ATGCCATTTGAGGTCGTTTTTGATGGGGCTAAAGACTTTGCCAGCTTGATAGCAACAGCCAGCAACCTCATAGATGAAGCAGCGTTTAAATTCACAGAGGAAGGAATAAGCATGCGCGCTATGGACCCGAGCAGGGTCGTTCTCATTGACTTGAACCTACCGGAAAGCATATTCTCAAAGTACGAAGTCGAGGAACCGGAAACCATCGGAATCAACATGGACCAGTTCAAAAAGATACTCAAGCGCGGAAAGGCCAAGGAGACTCTCATACTCAGAAAAGGCGAAGAGAACTTCCTCGAAATAACCTTTGAGGGAACTGCAAAGAGAACGTTCCGCCTCCCGCTCATAGACGTTGAGGAGCTTGAGCTCGAACTTCCAGAGCTCCCGTTCACGGCCAAGGTCGTCCTTCTCGGAGAGGTTCTCAAGGAGGCCGTTAAAGATGCCTCCCTCGTCAGCGACGCCATAAAGTTCATCGCAACAGAGAACGAGTTCATAATGAAGGCCGAGGGCGAAACTCAGGAGGTTGAGATTAAGCTCACCCTTGAGGACGAAGGCTTACTCGACCTTGAGGTCGAGGAGGAAACCAAGAGCGCCTACGGTATCAGCTACCTCAGCGACATGATCAAGGGCATAGGCAAGGCCGATGAAGTCATACTCCGCTTCGGAAACGAGATGCCCCTCCAGATGGAGTATCTGATTAGGGACGAAGGAAAGCTCGTATTCCTGCTTGCACCTCGCGTTGAGGAGTGA